A genomic stretch from Arachis stenosperma cultivar V10309 chromosome 3, arast.V10309.gnm1.PFL2, whole genome shotgun sequence includes:
- the LOC130968242 gene encoding homeobox-leucine zipper protein ATHB-6-like, with product MKRLSSSDDSLGALMTICPSSTTEEHSPRNKQQVYGREFQSMLDGLDEDGCIEESGHHGEKKRRLSVEQVKALEKNFEVENKLEPDRKVKLAQELGLQPRQVAVWFQNRRARWKTKQLERDYGVLKANYEALKLNFEKLQQDNQALHKEIKGLKSRMQDERTESDASVKKEQVEMITTLQDSEENPCDLETAAAIAGSDSNKDLSYDCFNKGDGEGGDGVGGAASISLFPCGDLKDGSSDSDSSAILNEENNNSSCSPMNNAAMSSCGGGVLQSSNLLMSQHDESPSSMSCFQFQKAYQATQYVKMEEHNFFSADETCNFFSDEQAPTLQWYCSEEWS from the exons ATGAAGAGACTTAGCAGCTCCGATGATTCTTTGGGCGCTCTCATGACAATTTGTCCATCATCAACAACAGAAGAACACAGTCCAAGGAACAAACAGCAGGTGTACGGAAGGGAGTTCCAATCGATGTTGGATGGACTGGACGAAGACGGTTGCATCGAAGAATCGGGGCACCACGGCGAGAAGAAACGGCGCTTAAGCGTGGAACAAGTGAAGGCTTTGGAGAAGAACTTCGAGGTTGAGAACAAGCTGGAACCGGACAGAAAGGTGAAGCTGGCACAAGAACTGGGCTTGCAGCCAAGACAAGTTGCCGTTTGGTTCCAAAACCGCAGAGCCAGGTGGAAAACCAAGCAGTTAGAAAGAGACTACGGCGTTCTCAAAGCCAATTACGAAGCTCTTAAACTCAACTTCGAAAAACTCCAACAAGACAACCAAGCCTTGCATAAAGAG ATTAAGGGATTGAAATCAAGGATGCAAGACGAACGCACCGAAAGCGATGCTTCGGTGAAGAAGGAACAAGTGGAGATGATAACAACGCTGCAAGACTCGGAGGAGAACCCTTGCGATCTTGAAACCGCTGCCGCCATTGCTGGATCGGACTCCAACAAGGACCTGAGCTACGATTGCTTCAACAAGGGCGACGGTGAGGGCGGTGATGGTGTGGGAGGAGCAGCATCGATATCGCTGTTCCCTTGTGGGGACTTGAAAGACGGTTCTTCAGATAGCGATTCAAGTGCCATCTTGAACGAAGAGAATAACAACAGCAGCTGTAGCCCCATGAACAACGCAGCGATGTCTTCGTGTGGTGGTGGGGTTCTGCAAAGTTCGAACCTTTTGATGTCTCAGCATGACGAGTCGCCATCATCCATGAGCTGCTTTCAGTTCCAGAAGGCGTACCAGGCGACACAGTACGTGAAGATGGAGGAGCACAACTTCTTCAGTGCAGATGAGACGTGCAATTTCTTCTCCGATGAACAAGCACCAACCCTTCAGTGGTACTGTTCGGAAGAGTGGAGTTGA